One Alligator mississippiensis isolate rAllMis1 chromosome 1, rAllMis1, whole genome shotgun sequence genomic window carries:
- the LOC132248319 gene encoding zinc finger protein 883-like isoform X1: MELREVFEDVAVYFTWEEWELLEEEDKELYRDQMLKNYQALVFLGYQGPTPDLLCRIQSGQVQLWVCDDEDCGEISRSEDLLPGHAWLLSRSEEQAPEEGPGKLEPAWASLGSMGEVDSLSPAKDQWHKDQGMPQKQETVAMNAVPSLVGHWSEDGKEARKIPRCREEYVVLRHLKRQKAKVHWRERLDANQVSMGGLRGKQELTTKPRGRAHPCPQCRESFSCPSLLTLHKIRHSGEKPHVCAKCGKSFTCLSTLAAHRQIHSGQLPHRFTKRGKSFVRSLELFKTQDVHRKKCQYRCVTCGKTFTHFFSLVQHCRMHLGRKAHRCTKCRKNFISWQGLLYHQCVQRGQQPHCCTKRGKSFRQLSSLTKQSCMHTREKLHHCSVCGKNFISSSKLAQHQVSHTGEKPYQCSECGKSFTYHSHLAKHQHVHTGEKLYQCSECGKSFSIPFCLARHQRIHTGEKPHQCSVCGKSFTQSSHLARHHRIHTGEKPYQCCVCGKSFTHSYSLAKHQNVHTGVKPYQCSECGKSFSILSSLAQHQRIHTGEKPYLCSVCGKSFTRSSYLARHQRIHKGEKPHRCF; this comes from the exons atggag ctccgggaggtgtttgaggacgtggcagtgtatttcacatgggaggagtgggagctactggaagaggaagacaaggagctttaccgggaccagatgctgaagaactACCAAGCCCTTGTTTTCCtag GATATcaaggtcccacacctgacttactCTGCCGCATCCAGTCAGGACAGGTGCAGCTCTGGGTGTGTGACGATGAGGACTGTGGGGAAATCTCGAGGTcggaggacctgctgccag gacatgcctggttgctgagcagaagtgaggagcaggctcctgaggaagggcctggaaagctggagccagcctgggcttccctggggagtatgggtgaggtggattccctgagCCCAGCGAAGGACCAATGGCACAAGGATCAGGGGatgccccagaagcaggagacTGTAGCAATGAATGCGGTCCCATCTCTAGTTGGGCATTGGAGTGAAGACGGGAAAGAAGCCAGAAAAATCCCAAGGTGCAGGGAAGAATATGTCGTGCTGAGACACCTgaagaggcagaaagcaaaggtcCACTGGAGAGAGAGACTAGATGCAAACCAAGTCAGTATGGggggcctcagagggaagcaaGAACTCACTACCAAGCCCAGGgggagagcccacccctgccctcagtgcagggaaagttttagctgcccctcactcctgactctgcACAAGATAAGGCACTCTGGGGAGAAGCCTCATGTATGTgccaagtgtgggaagagtttcacctgcctctcgaccctggctgctcaccgccagatccattctggacagctcccccaccgcttcaccaaaagggggaagagctttgtgcgcaGCTTGGAGCTGTTCAAAACCCAGGATGTGCACAGGAAGAAGTGTCAGTACCGCTGTGTCACATGTGGtaagaccttcacccatttcttctctCTGGTTCAGCACTGTCGGATGCACTTGGGAAGGAAGGCACACCGCTGCaccaagtgcaggaagaacttcatcagctGGCAAGGCCTGTTGTACCACCAGTGtgtgcagagggggcagcagccacactgctgcACGAAgcgtgggaagagcttcaggcagctcTCCAGCCTGACCAAGCAGAGTtgcatgcacacaagggagaagctacatcattgctctgtgtgtgggaagaactTCATCTCCTCTTCCAAGCTGGCCCAGCACCAGGTTagccacacaggggagaagccatatcagtgctctgagtgtgggaagagcttcacgtACCACTCCCACCTGGCCAAGCACCAAcatgtccacacaggggagaagctatatcagtgctctgagtgtgggaagagtttcagcaTCCCCTTctgcctggcccggcaccagcgcatccacacaggagagaagccacatcagtgctctgtgtgtgggaagagcttcacccagtcctcccacctggcccggcaccatcgcatccacacaggggagaagccatatcagtgctgtgtgtgtgggaagagcttcacccattcCTACAGCCTGGCCAAGCACCAGAATGTCCACACAGGGGTGAAGCCTTATcaatgctctgagtgtgggaagagtttcagcatcctctccagcctggcccagcaccagcgcatccacaccggggagaagccatatctgtgctctgtgtgtgggaagagcttcactcggtCCTCCTACCTGGCCCGtcaccagcgcatccacaaaggggagaagccacatcgttgCTTTTAG
- the LOC132248319 gene encoding zinc finger protein OZF-like isoform X2, with protein sequence MELREVFEDVAVYFTWEEWELLEEEDKELYRDQMLKNYQALVFLGHAWLLSRSEEQAPEEGPGKLEPAWASLGSMGEVDSLSPAKDQWHKDQGMPQKQETVAMNAVPSLVGHWSEDGKEARKIPRCREEYVVLRHLKRQKAKVHWRERLDANQVSMGGLRGKQELTTKPRGRAHPCPQCRESFSCPSLLTLHKIRHSGEKPHVCAKCGKSFTCLSTLAAHRQIHSGQLPHRFTKRGKSFVRSLELFKTQDVHRKKCQYRCVTCGKTFTHFFSLVQHCRMHLGRKAHRCTKCRKNFISWQGLLYHQCVQRGQQPHCCTKRGKSFRQLSSLTKQSCMHTREKLHHCSVCGKNFISSSKLAQHQVSHTGEKPYQCSECGKSFTYHSHLAKHQHVHTGEKLYQCSECGKSFSIPFCLARHQRIHTGEKPHQCSVCGKSFTQSSHLARHHRIHTGEKPYQCCVCGKSFTHSYSLAKHQNVHTGVKPYQCSECGKSFSILSSLAQHQRIHTGEKPYLCSVCGKSFTRSSYLARHQRIHKGEKPHRCF encoded by the exons atggag ctccgggaggtgtttgaggacgtggcagtgtatttcacatgggaggagtgggagctactggaagaggaagacaaggagctttaccgggaccagatgctgaagaactACCAAGCCCTTGTTTTCCtag gacatgcctggttgctgagcagaagtgaggagcaggctcctgaggaagggcctggaaagctggagccagcctgggcttccctggggagtatgggtgaggtggattccctgagCCCAGCGAAGGACCAATGGCACAAGGATCAGGGGatgccccagaagcaggagacTGTAGCAATGAATGCGGTCCCATCTCTAGTTGGGCATTGGAGTGAAGACGGGAAAGAAGCCAGAAAAATCCCAAGGTGCAGGGAAGAATATGTCGTGCTGAGACACCTgaagaggcagaaagcaaaggtcCACTGGAGAGAGAGACTAGATGCAAACCAAGTCAGTATGGggggcctcagagggaagcaaGAACTCACTACCAAGCCCAGGgggagagcccacccctgccctcagtgcagggaaagttttagctgcccctcactcctgactctgcACAAGATAAGGCACTCTGGGGAGAAGCCTCATGTATGTgccaagtgtgggaagagtttcacctgcctctcgaccctggctgctcaccgccagatccattctggacagctcccccaccgcttcaccaaaagggggaagagctttgtgcgcaGCTTGGAGCTGTTCAAAACCCAGGATGTGCACAGGAAGAAGTGTCAGTACCGCTGTGTCACATGTGGtaagaccttcacccatttcttctctCTGGTTCAGCACTGTCGGATGCACTTGGGAAGGAAGGCACACCGCTGCaccaagtgcaggaagaacttcatcagctGGCAAGGCCTGTTGTACCACCAGTGtgtgcagagggggcagcagccacactgctgcACGAAgcgtgggaagagcttcaggcagctcTCCAGCCTGACCAAGCAGAGTtgcatgcacacaagggagaagctacatcattgctctgtgtgtgggaagaactTCATCTCCTCTTCCAAGCTGGCCCAGCACCAGGTTagccacacaggggagaagccatatcagtgctctgagtgtgggaagagcttcacgtACCACTCCCACCTGGCCAAGCACCAAcatgtccacacaggggagaagctatatcagtgctctgagtgtgggaagagtttcagcaTCCCCTTctgcctggcccggcaccagcgcatccacacaggagagaagccacatcagtgctctgtgtgtgggaagagcttcacccagtcctcccacctggcccggcaccatcgcatccacacaggggagaagccatatcagtgctgtgtgtgtgggaagagcttcacccattcCTACAGCCTGGCCAAGCACCAGAATGTCCACACAGGGGTGAAGCCTTATcaatgctctgagtgtgggaagagtttcagcatcctctccagcctggcccagcaccagcgcatccacaccggggagaagccatatctgtgctctgtgtgtgggaagagcttcactcggtCCTCCTACCTGGCCCGtcaccagcgcatccacaaaggggagaagccacatcgttgCTTTTAG